In Fimbriimonadaceae bacterium, the genomic window TCAGGCCACCGGGGACGATCCAGGACGGCATCATCCGAACCCCGGAGAACATCTCGAACAGGTCGAGGATGAGCTCCCGCTGTTGCATGATGTAGAAGAAGGGCGTCATCGCGCCGAGGTCCAGCGCATGGGTGCCGAGCCAGACGCAGTGGCTCGCGACGCGGCTGAGCTCGGCCAGCATCACCCGCAGATACTGCCCACGGCGGGGAATCTCGCACCCGAGCAGCTTTTCGACCGCCAGCGCGTGGGCAAGGTTGTTGCCGTTCGCATTGAGGTAATCCATGCGGTCGGTCATGACCACGCACTTGTGGTACTGCTGAAACTCGGCTTCCTTCTCCATGCCGGTATGCAGATAGCCGATCTGGCATTTGCACTGGATGATCGTCTCGCCCTCGAGCTCGCACACGACCCGAAGGACGCCGTGGGTGCTGGGGTGCTGCGGCCCCATATTGACGATCATCGTGTTCTCGCCGGTCCGTTCAAAGACGGTTTCGGTCGATGGCATGAAGGTTTGGCTCACGGCTTACTTCAAGATACCGCTTCGAAGTGGTTCCGGTTCGAGACTCAACTGAAGTACGAAGGACGTTGACGCTGGCGCAGAAGACTAGCTGTCCGAGGAAACAGAGTGGATACGACCTTACTCCGTGCGAAGGAGCGCAAGCCTGGAAAATGCGCCAGGTAGTCCGAGGGTCACCTTTTCCGCCGATCTTCAAGTCGGATGGCGCGGGGAGTAAGGTTGTCAGCGATAACCGCACCGGAAACCTCAGCGGCCAAGCGCACATGTGACTTGTCTTCCCGAAATTCGCAGCCCCGAACGATCAGCTTGCCGCCGAGGGCCTCAATGGCCGGCTTGCCCTTGCCGGACCGGTCCCATTGGACGAATGTGCAGTCGCTGAAACCAACGGTTCCGGTGCCTTCCACGCGCGCGATCTGCTCGCAGGGCCCCCAGAAGGCGCAATTGCTGAACCGAACGGATCCGGCATGAGAAGCCGCTGCCCGCACCATGACCGGATCCGGCCCCTCGAAGCTCACGAACTCCCCGTTGGTGATCAACAGACCATAGGGTGCAGACTGGTCCACTTGCACCGCCGTTTGGCAAAGATCCGCGCCGATGCCCAAGAAGTTCCCGTTGCAGACGCCCGCCTTGGTTTCGATAAAGCGGTATCCGATTCCATAACCGAAACAGAACGTGTTGGTCACGTACTGCCAATCGGTTCGTCCAAACACGAACCCTTCACCGTGAGTTTTCTGCCACGCGAAGAGTTTGGGCGACATGCTCCACCAAGGGTTCCAGTGGACGTTTTCGATTCTCCCGATATCGGTCACGCCATCGACATACACGCCGAGTCGCAGGGGTTGCCCCTGCACGTTGCGGACCAGGTGCCGGTGCGCCCCGACCAAGTCGATCGCCCGGTAAGGATTCAGCAGTTCCACATCGGTAACCGCGGCATTGTTGCCCTTTAGGGACAGGGTGAAGGGATAAGGGACCGGAACGTCATCTCGTTTCTGGTCCGGATACGAAATCACGACGCCCTTCAGTGTGGCGTTTCCGCTTATCGTCATGAACGCTTCGCTGCTCTCTTTTCCTCTATCGCCGACGACGAGGAACGTCGTGCCATCGTCGGTGGGCTTGGCCTCGCTAGCGTCTCTCAAGCCGGCGTGGCTGGGAACGCTTTCCCAGACCCCCTTGAGCGTGACTCCGCGGGGAACCCGAAGCCGACCTTCGAACCGGTAGTTGCCCCTTGGAGCGAAAACCACCTGGCTGCTCTGCGCAGCGGCATCAAGGGCGCGCTGAAAGGCGACGGTGTTATCGGTCGCACCGTCGCCCTTCGCGCCAAAGTCGAGGACACTAATCTGATTCAGAAAAATGGCGAGCGAGAGGATGGCGGACATGGCGTCCAAACAGCTTAACCCTGTGGCGTCAGCTTCGTGGGAAAGTGGACGCCGCGATTCGCGGGGCGACCCTCGCGTGGAGTTTCAACAGTTTGTGAATGGCGGGCCCAGGCCGCCCCACGTTCTACCAGCGGATGAGGTTTGCGCCCCAGACAAGGCCGGCGCCGAAGCCCACCGTCATCACCGTCATACCCTTTCGCAACCGCCCCTCCTTCTCCGCCTCATAGAGACCGATGGGTATCGAGCCGCCGCTCGTGTTGCCGTACTTCTGCACGTTGATCATCACCTTCTCCGGCGGCAAGTGCAGGCGGTGGGCGGCGGATTCGATAATGCGCAGGTTGGCCTGATGGGGAACAAAGAGGTCGATCTGGGACGCTTCCATGCCGAGCCGGTCGAGGAGCTTGCAGCAGGCATCCCCCATCGACGTCACGGCGAAACGGTAGACCTCCGCCCCGGCCATGAAGATCTTCGTGTAGGCATCAGGCGGGTTGGTCGGCGCGCCAAACGGATACTTGGAGCCGCCAATGTCGATCCGAATATGCTTTCCGCCGGAACCGTCCGCAAGCATGACCGTGCCGAGCACGCCTCTGTCAGTATTGGATTCGCCCCGCACCACCACCGCGCCGGCGCCGTCGCCGAACAGGACGCAGGTCGAGCGGTCGGACCAGTCCATGAATTTTGTGAGGGAGTCCGCGCCGATCACCAGGGCGGTCTTGATTTGGCCCGACTCGATCATCGCCGTGGCCACGCTCAGAGAATAGATAAACCCCGCGCAGGCGGCGCCGATGTCCATCGCGCCTGCATAGCGGGCGCCGATCGCATCCTGGATGATGCAGCTGGTGCTCGGAAACGGCATGTCGCCGGTCACCGTGCCGCAAACGACCATGTCGAGTTCTTCAGCCGGGATTCCGGAACGCGAAAG contains:
- the fabH gene encoding 3-oxoacyl-[acyl-carrier-protein] synthase 3, with protein sequence MTRAVIQGIGMSVPERVVTNYDLEKVVATSHDWIVQRTGIVERRVSGENDTTSSLALAASREALSRSGIPAEELDMVVCGTVTGDMPFPSTSCIIQDAIGARYAGAMDIGAACAGFIYSLSVATAMIESGQIKTALVIGADSLTKFMDWSDRSTCVLFGDGAGAVVVRGESNTDRGVLGTVMLADGSGGKHIRIDIGGSKYPFGAPTNPPDAYTKIFMAGAEVYRFAVTSMGDACCKLLDRLGMEASQIDLFVPHQANLRIIESAAHRLHLPPEKVMINVQKYGNTSGGSIPIGLYEAEKEGRLRKGMTVMTVGFGAGLVWGANLIRW